From the genome of Pantoea alfalfae, one region includes:
- a CDS encoding formate/nitrite transporter family protein, which produces MSLHTPKEIAQLAIQSGVAKSRAPVSILLILGFMAGAFIATGFLLDLHVINTLPAEWGSFGGLLGAAVFPVGIIMTVLAGGELLTGNMMTLPVAWFARRISFMSVARNWFWVTLANFLGSVAVAWFFGHMLGMTEGDYLKKTVAIASAKVHADFLHAFISGIGCNWLVCLAVWLAFASKDVVGKIFGMWFPVMAFVAIGFQHVVANMFIIPAAIFAGQMSWAEYLPNFVAVFLGNAVGGAVFVGLAYFLAFRPAAEPASNPQ; this is translated from the coding sequence ATGTCGCTGCATACACCTAAAGAAATCGCACAACTGGCGATCCAGTCAGGCGTGGCCAAAAGCCGTGCGCCTGTCAGCATCCTCCTGATTCTCGGCTTTATGGCGGGCGCATTTATTGCGACCGGCTTCCTGCTGGATCTTCACGTGATTAACACCCTGCCGGCTGAGTGGGGCTCATTTGGTGGCCTGTTAGGCGCGGCTGTCTTCCCGGTGGGTATCATCATGACCGTGCTGGCGGGTGGTGAGCTGCTGACCGGCAATATGATGACCCTGCCGGTAGCCTGGTTTGCCCGCCGTATCAGCTTTATGAGCGTGGCGCGAAACTGGTTCTGGGTGACCCTGGCGAACTTCCTCGGCAGCGTGGCGGTCGCCTGGTTCTTTGGTCACATGCTGGGTATGACCGAGGGCGATTACCTGAAAAAGACCGTTGCGATTGCCTCTGCAAAAGTCCATGCCGATTTCCTGCACGCCTTTATTTCCGGCATTGGCTGTAACTGGCTGGTGTGTCTGGCGGTGTGGCTGGCGTTTGCCAGTAAAGATGTGGTCGGCAAGATCTTCGGCATGTGGTTCCCGGTTATGGCGTTTGTTGCCATTGGCTTCCAGCACGTTGTCGCCAACATGTTTATCATTCCGGCCGCCATTTTTGCCGGTCAGATGAGCTGGGCAGAGTATCTCCCTAACTTTGTTGCCGTCTTCCTGGGCAATGCTGTGGGCGGTGCCGTCTTCGTTGGCCTGGCTTACTTCCTTGCCTTCCGCCCTGCCGCAGAACCTGCCAGCAACCCGCAGTAA
- a CDS encoding YfeC-like transcriptional regulator: MKKEWLTPEELAAETGYSRQTVNKWIKRENWTTTPKPGVQGGKARLIHIDERVKSFIQSTRNLNEPPATYGAVANSLPALLISSIQQMSQDEQDQFTALILREGIKGVMQRLGIGEE, from the coding sequence GTGAAAAAGGAATGGCTTACTCCCGAAGAGCTGGCTGCAGAAACGGGTTACAGTCGGCAAACGGTGAACAAATGGATCAAGCGAGAGAACTGGACAACCACGCCAAAGCCCGGTGTACAAGGCGGTAAGGCACGTCTGATTCATATTGATGAACGCGTAAAAAGTTTTATTCAGTCAACACGCAATCTCAACGAGCCCCCAGCGACCTATGGTGCAGTGGCTAATTCTTTACCTGCGTTATTGATAAGTTCCATCCAGCAAATGAGTCAGGATGAACAGGATCAGTTCACCGCATTAATCTTACGTGAAGGGATTAAGGGCGTTATGCAGCGTCTGGGAATTGGTGAAGAGTAA